The DNA sequence GAGCACGCCCTGGTCGGCCCACCGGCCCAGATCGCCATGCCCGGGCCGATCGATGCCGAGATCGCGTTCCAGTTCGGCGAAGATGTTCACCAGGGAGGGTGGCGGGGGGACGCCCTTCGGCACGCTGAAGCAAAGCCCATGGGCCTGACCGGGCCCGTGGTAGGGGTCCTGCCCCAAAATGACGACCCGGACGTCCTCGAACGCCGTTCGTGCGAAGGCATGGAAGATGTCGCGCCCGGCCGGATACACCGTATGACCGGCCCGCTCCGACAGCAGAAAGCCCTTCAGCTCCTGGAAGTAGGGTTTGCCGAACTCCGGTCCGAGCACGCGCGACCACCCGGGGCCGAGCTCGGCGGTGCGTGGGGCTGAGTTGGCCGTGGTCATCGGGTCCGCCAAGATCGCCAACGGATCGTTGAAACTTTTTCCGGGTGGCTCCCGTTCCACGCGATAACTTTGGACGACCTGGATCGTTCTATCTGCGTCCAAGGAACGTAGCAAACGAACGCACAACGATGAAAAAGGTGCTTCTGGTATTGGCGGTGGTGGCGATGGGCGCGGTGCTCTTCAGCTCCTGCGGTTCTAGCCACAGCTGTCCGGCCTACTCCAAGACCCATCCGGTGAAGGCCGAGCGCCCCGCCTGATCTTCCTGAGCACATTCACCGAGCCCGGCCATGAGGACCGGGCTTTCGTGTTCCTTCCTCATCGGTAGGTGAAGCGAAGGACCTGGACAAGGTCCTCCCGCAGGCTCAGGGCCACCGGGCAGGTGCGCGCCACCTCCTCCAGCTCCTCCCGCATCGCAGGGGCCAGGCCCGAGCCGTCCATGGTGATGTCCACCTCGATCCGGGAGACCCGTCGCGGGCCGGCGGCCATGTGCTTGGTCACCTGCGCCGTGAGCCCGCTCAACGGATAACCCTTGTCGCGCGCCCGGATGCCCATCACGGTCATCAGGCAGCAGGCCAGTGCCGTGCTCATCAGGTCGGTCGGGGAGAAGGACTCCCCACGGCCCTGGTTGTCCGGTGGGGCATCGGTGACCAGGGTGACGCCGCTCCGGGTGTGCGTGGCCTCGGTGCGCAGGTCGCCGAGGTAGCGGACTGTGGATGTGCTCATGAACCAGGGTCGGAAAGGTAGCGTTGTCTTCGTAGCTTTGACAGCTTCCATGCGAGGATCGACCCTTCTGTGGCTTTGGCTGCTGCCGGTTGTGCTGGCGGCCCAGCAGACGGTGTACGATGAGACGCGGATCCTGTACAAGAAGGAGGTGCATGGCGGTCTCATGGCCCACGGTGATGGCTGGGGGGTCAACTTCTTTCATGGAAAGCACCGCACTGCACGTTCCCGGCGGATGATCGGCATCGAGATCGTGGGCATGAAGCACCCCAAGGAGATCAAGAGCTTCAACCCGTACTATGAGGATGCCCGCGGTTACTTCTACGGGAAGCTTTACAGTGTCCTGTTGTTCCGGCCCACCTGGGGGCGCAAGGAGCTCATCACCGACAAGCTGCGCAAGAGCGGCGTGGAGGTGAACTACGTGTGGGGCATCGGGCCGTCCATCGCCATGCTCAAGCCGGTGTACCTGCAGATCGGCAAGCCCAGCCTGCCCTACGAGACCATCGCCGTGGAGCGGTACGACCCCGAGGTGCACTATCCTGACGACATCTTCGGTCGGGCCTCCTGGTTCAAGGGCATTGAGGAGTCGCGGTTCCGTGTGGGCGGCTTCGCGCGCTTCGGGCTCAACTTTGAGCACTCCGGCTCTGCGGCGGGCATCAAGGCCCTCGAAGTGGGAGGCACCGTCGACGTGTTCCCGGAGCGCCTGCCCATCATGGCCGAATTGGACGGCGTGGAGAACAAGCAGGTCTTCCTGGAGTTGTACATCAGTGTTCAGTTCGGCAAGAAGTTCGTGCGATGAGCGTGGAGGATAGCGGAGCGCTGGTGCGGCCCACCCGACGCCCCGAGTGGTTGCGGGTGAAGCTGCCCACCGGTGAGAATTACCGGAAGGTCCGGTCCATCGTCAGCGAGCACAAGCTCCACACCATCTGCCAGAGCGGCAACTGCCCCAACATGGGTGAATGCTGGGGCGAGGGCACGGCCACCTTCATGATCCTCGGCAACGTGTGCACGCGCAGCTGCGGGTTCTGTGCCGTGGCCACCGGCCGCCCGGAACCGGTGGACCCGTTCGAGCCGGCGCGTGTGGCGCGCAGCGTGGAGCTGATGGGCGTGAAGCATTGCGTGATCACCAGTGTGGACCGGGACGATCTGGAGGATGGAGGTGCGGATATCTGGGCCCGGACAATCCGGGCCGTCCGGCGTCGCTGTCCAGGTACCACCATGGAGACCCTGATCCCGGATTTCAAAGGGCGCTGGCAGGACCTGGCCGTGGTGCTGGAAGCCGCTCCGGACGTGCTCTCCCACAATCTGGAGACGGTGAGGCGCCTTTCCAAGCAGGTGCGCATCCAGGCGCGCTACGACCGCAGCCTCGAGGTGCTGATGCGGGCGAAGCGGGCAGGGTTACGCACCAAGAGCGGGATCATGCTGGGGTTGGGCGAGACCGACCAGGAGGTGTTGGAGACCATGGACGACCTGCGTGCCGTGGGTACGGATGTGATGACCATCGGGCAGTACCTGCAGCCCACCAAGGACCATCTGCACGTCCAGGAGTTCGTGCATCCCGATCGCTTCGCGCGGTTCAGGGAGGAGGGGCTGGCCCGCGGTTTCCGGTTCGTGGAGAGCGGGCCGCTGGTGCGCTCCAGCTATCACGCCGAGCGCCACGTGGGGTAGGCCGGACCGGTATAGGATCGACGGAATTGTGACCGTGGTGCGCATGGGAACGGAACCGTGCCGACTATCTTTGTGTTCCTTCGACAACGAACCCCAACCGGCCATTCCGACCACTCCCATGACCCGAGCAGTACGCAACGGCCTCCTGGCCACCACCACCGCCATCATCGCCGTCGGCGCCATTTGGATCGGCGATCAAGGGCGTCGTTACACACCTCGCCCTGAAAATGTTGCGGCCAGCAGCGCGCGGGGTGCGATGGAGTACCTCGCCGCCATCCGGGGCAACCTGGCCACAGGTCGCATCGAACCGGGCGACCGCATCGCGATGGAGGCCGCCGTCAATGCCTATGGCGGTCCCAAGAGCGTCGGTCTGGAATGGGTCGAAATGGGCCCTGACAACGTGGGTGGCCGCATCCGTACGGTGCTGGTCGACCCCTCGAACCCCCAGGTGATCTGGTGCGGTGGTGTGTCCGGTGGACTGTACAAGTCGACCAATGGCGCCAACACCTGGGAGAAGATGTCCGCGTTCAATGAGAACCTCTGCATCAGCAGCATCGATATCCTGGGCAATGGTCACCTCTACGTGGCCACCGGGGCCACACCGGAGGGACAGTCGGGGTCTGGCGGCAGCGGGTTCATCGGAGATGGCCTGTTCATGAGCACCGACGGTGGAGCGAGCTTCACGCAGGTGTTCGGGACCAGCACGAACTGGAACACCAATGACGATTGGGCCATTGTGGACAAGATCGTGGCCCATCCCACGGAACCCACCAAGCTGTGGGTGGCCCATAACAACGGATTGACCGTATATGACGAGAGCAACAACAGCCTGACCCCCGCCCCCGGCCTCCCGACCTCCCGGTGCCGCGCACTGGAGGTGAGCACGGACGGGTCCGTCGTGATCTGCAACATCGGCAGCAACTGCTGGTTAAGCCGCGATGGAGGGGCTTCTTTTGAGCAGATGACCCTCGGCAACAACGGCTTCCCCAACAGCCAGATCGGCCGCATGGAGTTCGCCATCTCCCCGGATGACAACAACTACCTGTATTGCATGATCGCCACCGGTGGTGGTCAGATGAACGGGGTGTGGGCCTCCACGGACAAGGGATTCAACTGGTCCCGCATCTGGCCGGCCGGCTTCGGTACGAACGGCGTGCCCGAGCTCGACATCTTCGGCGACAACAGCCAGGGATGGTGGGACAACGTGTTGGCCGTGGTTCCCGGCGAGCCGGACCGGATCTGGCTCGGCGGGGTGTCGCTCTGGACCACCAGCCTCAACGCGCAGCCGGTGCAGCTGGCCCTGGCGTTCGATTTCCCGGGCTGCTTCAATTGCGTGCACGCGGACGTGCACGACATCACCTGGGCTCCGGATGGCCAGACCGCATACGTGGCCTGCGATGGTGGCATCTATGTGAGCCCTGACAAGGGCGGCGTGTTCTACGCGGCAAACCGCTTCCTGAACATCACCCAGTTCTACTCCCTGGCCTATTCGCCCAAGGGCAAGGTGATGGGCGGAACGCAGGACAACGGTACCCAGTACATCCGCCTCAGCGGTGGGACCACGGCGGAGGAGGCGATCGAGGTGAGCGGCGGTGATGGCTTCGACAGCGAGATCTCGCAGATCGACCCCAACATCATGTTCTCCACGGTCTACTTCGGCTCCGTGGCCCGTTCGGCGGATGATGGCACCAACTTCGGTGACTTCTACGATGCACGGGTTCTGGCGCTGGGCACCCCCGGTGAGCTGGGTGGCAACGGCCTCGGGGATTTCTACACGAACATCCGCCTGTACGAGAATTGGAACGATGTGAACAGCCAGGACAGCGTGAGCTGGCTCAACACCACTGGCGACACCCTGTTCTTCGGCGAGACCATCACGTACAAGGGGCGCATGCCCCAGGTCGATCAGTACCACACGATCACGCAGGCGTTCGTGGCTCCCGATGAGGAGCTCCGGCTTCAGGATCGCGTGCAGACCCTCTTCGCCGTCGGCTTCTCCGGGGCACAAGGCGTGTGGGTGACCCGCGATGCCTGCCAGTTCGTCGAGAACCCGCAGTGGTGGAAGGTGGCCAACAGCGCCGGAGGTAATGTGAACGTGCTGGAGTGGTCCGCCGACGGTGACCGGTTGTTCTGGGGTACGTTGGACGGCGAGGTGTTCATGGTGGAAGGCTTCAACAACGCCTATTCCCTGGATCAGGCCGATGTGGAGATCGGCACCACTGTGCAGCTCTCTGCACCGGTCACCTTGATGTCCAGCGCCGCTCCCGTGACCGGGCTCAGCTCCGACCCGAACGACCCCGACCGGCTGCTGGTCACGCAAGGAGGCTATGGTGGTTCGCAAAAGGTGCGCCTCATCACGGGCATCAGCGGTACGCCGACGGTGACGAACAAGTGGAACATGCCGGCCGAGCTGGTGGGCATGCCTGTGTACGACGGTCTGATCCATTACGAGAACCCGGACATCTTCGTGGTCGGCACCGAGTTCGGCGTGATGGCGACGGATGACGGTGGTACCACGTGGACCTTCGAGAACACCGGCCTCGACAAGGTGCCGACCTTCCAGGTGCGCCAGCAGCGCTGGAAGTGGAACACCAACCCGTACGGCCCGGACTACCTCACGAACCAGGGCGTGATCTACGCAGGTACCCACGGACGCGGCGCTTTCCGCAGCGAGACCTTCCTCTCCGTGGCCGACCGCCCCGGGGCGGCGGGAGGCACCTCGGTCATCGGCGACCTGAGCTTCTTCCCGAACCCCGCCCAGGTGCAGGCCACGGTGGTGTTCGATCTGGCCGAGCGGCGCGAAGTGACCATCACGGTCTTCGATCTCAACGGACGCGTGGTGCGCACTCAACGTGCCGCCAGCTTCGGCGCGGGTCGCAATCAGGCGGAGATCGGGGTGAACGACCTCGCCACCGGTACCTACGTGGTGGAGTTGCGATCCGGTTCCGTGAAGCGCACCGGGCGCCTTGTCGTGTCCCGCTGACCCGGCTCCCCATCATGATGAACGGCCTCGGACGAACCTGTCCGGGGCCGTTCATTTGTACGCTCACCCCAACGCTCCCAGGACCATGAGACCTGTCCGTGTCGCCATCAACGGGTTCGGCCGCATCGGCCGCGTCACCGCCCGCCTGCTCCTCCAACGCAAGGATGTGGAGCTGGTCGCGGTCAACGACCTCACGGACAACCGCACCCTGGCCCACCTCTTCAAGTACGATTCCGTGCATGGGGTCAGCTCCGACCCGGTGGACCATGACGAGGACCACCTTGTCCTGGGCGGAAAGGCCATCAAGGCCTTCGCGTCCAAGGATCCGTCCACCCTGCCATGGAAGGAGCTGGGCATCGACGTGGTGATCGAGAGCACCGGACACTTTCTGACGCGGGGGCTCGCCTCGGCCCATCTGAACGCTGGCGCGAAGCGGGTGATCCTCTCCGCTCCGGCGAAGGACGCCGACATCCCCAGTGTGGTCCTGGGCGTGAACGAGCACATCCTCGCGGGGGATGAACCGATCATCAGCAACGCCAGCTGCACCACCAACTGCGCCGCACCCATGATCATGGGCATCCACGACCTGTGTCACATCGAGGATGGTTTCATCACCACGGTGCACAGCTACACGGGCGATCAGCGGTTGCATGACGCGCCGCACAAGGACCTGCGGAGGGCCCGGGCGGCGGCGGTGAGCATGATCCCCACCACCACCGGTGCGGCGAAGGCCATCACGCGCATCTTCCCGGAGCTGGACGGCAGGCTGGGGGGAGGCGGCATCCGCGTACCGGTGCCCGACGGCTCCATCACGGACATCACCTGCATCGTGCGCGACCTGAAGCAGGCCGACGAGATCAACGCGCACTTCAGGCAGCTGGCGGAGGGCAGGCTCAAGGGCATCCTCCGCTACACCGAGGACCCCATCGTGAGCGTGGACATCGTGGGCGATCCGCACAGCTGCATCTTCGACGCACAGCTCACCAGTGTGGTGGGCAACATGGTGAAGGTGATGGGCTGGTACGACAACGAATACGGTTACAGCTCAAGGTTGGTGGACCTGGTGGTGAAGCTGGGAGCCTAGGTGGCCCTTGGCACCGGAGGATCGTCGGTCACCCGGCGCTGGAGGGCTGACCGCCCGAAGCGTTCACGAGGCGGGCCCGCCCGTGATCCGCACGTCCCCCCTCAGCGGCCCGTCACCGGTGCGCTTCATCAGCTTCAGCTCCCGGCCATCGAAGGTGGCGTAGGTGAAGTGGGTGATCCAATCCCCGAGGTTCACGTACCGGGCTCCAGGGGCCACCTCCAGGTCGATGGGCAGATGGCGGTGGCCGAAGATCAGGTGGTCGAAGTGTTCCGTCCGCAACCGTTCACGACAGTAGAGCACGAGCCACTCCTTGTCCTCGCCGAGCCATCTCCGGTCGTTCTCGTAACTCTTCAGGCGGCTGCGACCGCTCCAGAAATCGCCGAGCCAGAGGGCGAAGTTGGGATGCAGGCGGGCGAAGAGCCACTGGCACACCGGATTGCGGAACACGGCCTTGAGGAATTTGTAGCCGTGATCGCCGGGACCGAGCCCATCGCCATGGCCGATCAGGAAGCGCTTGTCGCTCCAGGTGCGCACGATGGGTTCGCGGTGCACCGTCACCCCGGTCTCACCAGGCACGTAATCGAAGATCCACATGTCGTGGTTCCCCAGGTGCAGGTGCACGGGGATCCCCCGATCGGTCAGTTCGGCCATCTTCCCCAGAAGTCGCACATGCCCGCGGGGCACGGCCCTTCGCCACTCGAACCAGAAATCGAAGAGATCGCCCAGGAGGTGGATCTCCGCGGCATCCTTCGCCGCTTCGTCCAGGAAGGCACAGATGCGCCTCTCGCGCTCCAGGCTCGAGGCCGTGTCAGGCACGCCGAGGTGGAAGTCGCTGAGAAAGTGGATCCGCTGGCCGGGTCTCATCCGTGTGCGAAGATCGCCGTGTGGGCGATCGGTTGGTCGAAGCGCCCATGGGGTCCGCACGGATGCGGCCTCGCCATGCGGTCACGGACGGATGGAGCGGATCAGCTCGAAGGGGTTGAGCTTCTCGAGCGCCAGCACGAAGCGGATCCGCTCGGCGAAGTCGACATCACGGAGCGCCAGCTCGTCCGCGATCTCCCGGGTGAAGACCAACGGTACCCAGACCTCGGCCACATCGCGAATGATGCGGATGCCGATGCCGGCCTCGGCGTGCATGCGCCATTTCTCCGTACGACCTGTCGAGGTCACCTCGGTGTATGGAGCGGCACCGGCGCTGGCGTACACGCTGAGCGGAAGGACGAAGGGCATGTCGGCCTCCATGTTCAGCGCGGCGATCCAGCTGTCCGAGGTGCCCTGTGCGGTCGGCACACGGAAGGCGCCCTGGTCCTTGGCCATCTGTTGAGCGGTGTTCCGCCCCACATCCTGTCGGTCCACGAAGAGGTGGTCGAAGGTCATGTCGCTGGAACCCCAGTGCAGCCGCCAGCCCATCTGCCGCTGCATAAGCCTGTCATCCGTACGCAGGAACTGCCCCGTGAACAGGCGGAACACCACGCGGTGCTTCCGGGCGTCGTACACGAAGGCCTGCCGCACCTCCAGGGCCACCCGCGTGAACGCAGCGTGGTGCTGCACATCGAGCCGGACCGAGCGGGGGAGCAGCGGTGTGCGGTCCTGGAGCCGATAGGTGAGTTCATGGTAGATATCCTCGTTCGTGCGGTCGATGGTGAGCGTGTCGCCAACTGGGCCGCTCAGGGTTTCGCGAAGCACCACGGCCCGGTAGCCGATGCTGTGTGAGGCCCGGCGCCGGGCGGGGTCGTTCCGGAGATCGACGGTGAGCTGGGGGGACACCCGCAGGTACCACCGGTCCAGAGGCGCGTCCACGAAGAGCGATGCGCTCTGTGCGGTGACGCCGAGGTGGACGTTGCCGACGGGGCCGCGCTCCAGCCGGTCGTGGTGCCAGAAGAGCCGGGCGCCGCCCACGGGCCGCTCACTGCGGAGGCCGTAGAGCGGTGCAAGGGCCCATTCCACGCGCTGCATGGGGAAGGTGACGTTGTGCAGGGCCAGGCCCGCCATGAACCCGTCGTGGGCGTTCCACGCCATTGCGGGGCTCAGCCAGGTGCTGCGTCGGTCCTCGCGCTCGAGGCCGACGAAAGGCGCCAGCCGCGGAACGGTCCACCGGCGCAGTGGTCCATGCGCGCGTACGCCATTGTTGCGGCGATCGATGTCAAGCGTGCGTTCCTCGGCGTCGATCCGGATGCGGTCCACATCGGGCCAGGGAATGTTCACGGTCTGGTTTCGACGATCGACGATCGGACGCGCGTAGCCGGAGTCGTAACCTGGCCGATGGCCGCGGATAGTGGAACCTCCTTCCACCCAGAAGGTGCCCAGGGAATCGTCTCTGGACCAGGCAGTGACCGGAAAAGGAAATACGCCTTTCGCTGTGGTGCGATACGTAAGCGTGCTGCCCGACTGTTTCACGGCTTTCACATCCACCTTGCGTGTCGAGCCCAGCAGCTGCTCGAAGGCCCACCCCAGGTCCTTTCCGCTCACCCGCTCGAACACCGCGCGCAGGTCCTGGGGCCCTGGGTGCCTGAAGGCCCACTCCTCGAAATAGGCGTGCAGGCAGCGGTCCATGACCTCGGTGCCGAGGTAGGCCTCCAGATGGTCCATCACCAACGACGTCCTCATGTACACCATCGTGCCGTAGTTGGTGGGCGTGAACTGCGTGGAAGGCAGGGTGGAGGACTGGTCCAGGTCGCGTCGGGTGTTCAGGCGCATCGCCAGTTCGCTCTGTGCGCGGTGGGGATCGTGGAAGTGGCGCATGAGCCTGCGTTCCCCGGGGAGGCCCAGCATGCCTTCGGGGCGCGGGTACCGGGCCCGCATGTAGCGCAGCTCCAGATAGCTGTTGAGGCCTTCGTCCATCCACGGGTGGTCGCGCTCGTTGCTGGCCAGCACGCCTTGGAACCAGTTGTGTCCAACTTCGTGGGCGATCACGTTATCCAGGCTCTCGGCACTGCTCATGTTGCCGATGATGGTGATCATGGGATATTCCATGCCGCCACCCGCGCTGATGGTGCCGTCCACCGCGGTGCACGCGGCGTAAGGATAGTCGCCCACGACATGGCTGTAGTGAAGCAGCGCGTCGTTGAGGTAGCTCACGGCGTTCTCCCAGAGCGCTGCGTTGCGGGGTGTGGCGAGGGCCCAGGTGGTCACGGTGCGCCCGCTGGTCGGAAGCACCACCTCGCCCTTGCGCACCACGAACCGTTTGTCGGCGAACCAGGCGAAGTCGTGAACGCTGTCCTGCACGAAGCGGAGCGTCTTCCACACGCTGTCCGAGGGTGGGAAGGCCGCGGTGCCCTTG is a window from the Flavobacteriales bacterium genome containing:
- the lipA gene encoding lipoyl synthase, with amino-acid sequence MSVEDSGALVRPTRRPEWLRVKLPTGENYRKVRSIVSEHKLHTICQSGNCPNMGECWGEGTATFMILGNVCTRSCGFCAVATGRPEPVDPFEPARVARSVELMGVKHCVITSVDRDDLEDGGADIWARTIRAVRRRCPGTTMETLIPDFKGRWQDLAVVLEAAPDVLSHNLETVRRLSKQVRIQARYDRSLEVLMRAKRAGLRTKSGIMLGLGETDQEVLETMDDLRAVGTDVMTIGQYLQPTKDHLHVQEFVHPDRFARFREEGLARGFRFVESGPLVRSSYHAERHVG
- the ung gene encoding uracil-DNA glycosylase — protein: MTTANSAPRTAELGPGWSRVLGPEFGKPYFQELKGFLLSERAGHTVYPAGRDIFHAFARTAFEDVRVVILGQDPYHGPGQAHGLCFSVPKGVPPPPSLVNIFAELERDLGIDRPGHGDLGRWADQGVLLLNATLTVRAEQAASHHGRGWETFTDMAIRALATERSGLVFLLWGRHAQQKEALIPTERHYVLKAPHPSPLSAHRGFIGCGHFSATNEILQAQGLPPIDWRP
- the gap gene encoding type I glyceraldehyde-3-phosphate dehydrogenase, giving the protein MRPVRVAINGFGRIGRVTARLLLQRKDVELVAVNDLTDNRTLAHLFKYDSVHGVSSDPVDHDEDHLVLGGKAIKAFASKDPSTLPWKELGIDVVIESTGHFLTRGLASAHLNAGAKRVILSAPAKDADIPSVVLGVNEHILAGDEPIISNASCTTNCAAPMIMGIHDLCHIEDGFITTVHSYTGDQRLHDAPHKDLRRARAAAVSMIPTTTGAAKAITRIFPELDGRLGGGGIRVPVPDGSITDITCIVRDLKQADEINAHFRQLAEGRLKGILRYTEDPIVSVDIVGDPHSCIFDAQLTSVVGNMVKVMGWYDNEYGYSSRLVDLVVKLGA
- a CDS encoding T9SS type A sorting domain-containing protein, which produces MTRAVRNGLLATTTAIIAVGAIWIGDQGRRYTPRPENVAASSARGAMEYLAAIRGNLATGRIEPGDRIAMEAAVNAYGGPKSVGLEWVEMGPDNVGGRIRTVLVDPSNPQVIWCGGVSGGLYKSTNGANTWEKMSAFNENLCISSIDILGNGHLYVATGATPEGQSGSGGSGFIGDGLFMSTDGGASFTQVFGTSTNWNTNDDWAIVDKIVAHPTEPTKLWVAHNNGLTVYDESNNSLTPAPGLPTSRCRALEVSTDGSVVICNIGSNCWLSRDGGASFEQMTLGNNGFPNSQIGRMEFAISPDDNNYLYCMIATGGGQMNGVWASTDKGFNWSRIWPAGFGTNGVPELDIFGDNSQGWWDNVLAVVPGEPDRIWLGGVSLWTTSLNAQPVQLALAFDFPGCFNCVHADVHDITWAPDGQTAYVACDGGIYVSPDKGGVFYAANRFLNITQFYSLAYSPKGKVMGGTQDNGTQYIRLSGGTTAEEAIEVSGGDGFDSEISQIDPNIMFSTVYFGSVARSADDGTNFGDFYDARVLALGTPGELGGNGLGDFYTNIRLYENWNDVNSQDSVSWLNTTGDTLFFGETITYKGRMPQVDQYHTITQAFVAPDEELRLQDRVQTLFAVGFSGAQGVWVTRDACQFVENPQWWKVANSAGGNVNVLEWSADGDRLFWGTLDGEVFMVEGFNNAYSLDQADVEIGTTVQLSAPVTLMSSAAPVTGLSSDPNDPDRLLVTQGGYGGSQKVRLITGISGTPTVTNKWNMPAELVGMPVYDGLIHYENPDIFVVGTEFGVMATDDGGTTWTFENTGLDKVPTFQVRQQRWKWNTNPYGPDYLTNQGVIYAGTHGRGAFRSETFLSVADRPGAAGGTSVIGDLSFFPNPAQVQATVVFDLAERREVTITVFDLNGRVVRTQRAASFGAGRNQAEIGVNDLATGTYVVELRSGSVKRTGRLVVSR
- a CDS encoding OsmC family protein, producing MSTSTVRYLGDLRTEATHTRSGVTLVTDAPPDNQGRGESFSPTDLMSTALACCLMTVMGIRARDKGYPLSGLTAQVTKHMAAGPRRVSRIEVDITMDGSGLAPAMREELEEVARTCPVALSLREDLVQVLRFTYR
- a CDS encoding UDP-2,3-diacylglucosamine diphosphatase; translated protein: MRPGQRIHFLSDFHLGVPDTASSLERERRICAFLDEAAKDAAEIHLLGDLFDFWFEWRRAVPRGHVRLLGKMAELTDRGIPVHLHLGNHDMWIFDYVPGETGVTVHREPIVRTWSDKRFLIGHGDGLGPGDHGYKFLKAVFRNPVCQWLFARLHPNFALWLGDFWSGRSRLKSYENDRRWLGEDKEWLVLYCRERLRTEHFDHLIFGHRHLPIDLEVAPGARYVNLGDWITHFTYATFDGRELKLMKRTGDGPLRGDVRITGGPAS
- a CDS encoding M1 family metallopeptidase; this translates as MRTALLLPVLALPFSAPGQRTFQQRVDHAIDVRLDDQGHVLRGEARFTYHNNSPTALDTLWLHLWPNAYADRNTALCHQLDEAGELDLHFAREEDRGRIDSLDFRAEDSPLAWGYHPQHADIGWVKLPAPLPTGSSITISTPFRVKVPKSRFSRLGHTGQAYHITQWYPKPAVFDAEGWHPMPYLTQGEFYSDFGRYDVRVTLPANYVVGATGMLQDASERRWMDSLAVLPAPAEKSPKGTAAFPPSDSVWKTLRFVQDSVHDFAWFADKRFVVRKGEVVLPTSGRTVTTWALATPRNAALWENAVSYLNDALLHYSHVVGDYPYAACTAVDGTISAGGGMEYPMITIIGNMSSAESLDNVIAHEVGHNWFQGVLASNERDHPWMDEGLNSYLELRYMRARYPRPEGMLGLPGERRLMRHFHDPHRAQSELAMRLNTRRDLDQSSTLPSTQFTPTNYGTMVYMRTSLVMDHLEAYLGTEVMDRCLHAYFEEWAFRHPGPQDLRAVFERVSGKDLGWAFEQLLGSTRKVDVKAVKQSGSTLTYRTTAKGVFPFPVTAWSRDDSLGTFWVEGGSTIRGHRPGYDSGYARPIVDRRNQTVNIPWPDVDRIRIDAEERTLDIDRRNNGVRAHGPLRRWTVPRLAPFVGLEREDRRSTWLSPAMAWNAHDGFMAGLALHNVTFPMQRVEWALAPLYGLRSERPVGGARLFWHHDRLERGPVGNVHLGVTAQSASLFVDAPLDRWYLRVSPQLTVDLRNDPARRRASHSIGYRAVVLRETLSGPVGDTLTIDRTNEDIYHELTYRLQDRTPLLPRSVRLDVQHHAAFTRVALEVRQAFVYDARKHRVVFRLFTGQFLRTDDRLMQRQMGWRLHWGSSDMTFDHLFVDRQDVGRNTAQQMAKDQGAFRVPTAQGTSDSWIAALNMEADMPFVLPLSVYASAGAAPYTEVTSTGRTEKWRMHAEAGIGIRIIRDVAEVWVPLVFTREIADELALRDVDFAERIRFVLALEKLNPFELIRSIRP